Genomic window (uncultured Hyphomonas sp.):
GACATGCAGCGTCTTGGCCACGCCCTGAACCTCAGCGGCACGCCGGGCTTCTATGTCGGTGACACGGCCATCGAGGGCGCAGACGAGCAGGGCGTCCGGAACGCCATCAAGAAAGAGCTGGAAGGCTAAGCCTCAGATCGGCCTCGACGTGTCGTAGGGGCTGTCGAGCGAGAAGGCGGGGATCAGGGCGACCAGTTCGCCGCCTTCATCATCGACAAGGTCATAGGTGCCGCGCATCATGCCCGACGGGGCGGACAGTGGCGCACCGGACGTGTAGCTGAACCTTTCGCCGGGGCCGAGGGTTGGCGTCTGGCCGATCACGCCTTCGCCGTCGACTTCCTGCAGGCGGCCCATCGCATCGATGATTTCCCAGTGCCGCCGGATGATCGTCCAGGTCCGCTCGCTCTCATTTTCCACGTCGACCGTGTAGGACCACATGAAGCGGCCGGCCGCCGGTTCTGACTCGTCATACATGAATTTCGGGCGCACGCGGATGCGCACACCGTCGGTGACGTGTTCATACTGGGGTGGGGGCGACCTTCGAGCCATTCGATGAAATTGCCCGTTGTTTGTTTACGCCTTGTTAAGAGCCTGAATCAGGTCCGCTTCAAGGTCGTCGGCATCTTCCAGACCGACCGAGAAACGGATCCATGAACGGTCCAGCCCCATCGTCGCCTGTTCCTCATCGCTGAGGGCACGGTGTGTCGTGGTCGACGGGTGGCAGGCCAGGGATTTGGTGTCGCCGAGATTGTTGCAGATATCGACCAGTTCCAGCGAATTGAGGAAACGGAACGCCGCTTCCTGGCCTCCCTTCACGGACAGGGCCATCATCGTGCCGCCCATGCGCATCTGCTTCTTGTGGACCTCATAATGCGGGTGGTCCTTGCGGTGCGGATAGCGCACGGCGGCGATGGCGGGATGGTCGGCGATGGCGTCGGCGAGGCGCGCGGCACTGCGGCTTTGCTCTTCGACGCGCAGCTTCAGGGTTTCGAGGCCCTTGAGCACGACCCAGGCATTAAACGGCGAGGCGGCCGGGCCCATATGGCGCAGCCATGGGTCGTAGATCTCGGTCATCCGGGCTTCGTCACAGAGGATCGCGCCGGCCATGACACGACCCTGGCCATCCATGTGCTTGGTCGCGG
Coding sequences:
- the apaG gene encoding Co2+/Mg2+ efflux protein ApaG, with the protein product MARRSPPPQYEHVTDGVRIRVRPKFMYDESEPAAGRFMWSYTVDVENESERTWTIIRRHWEIIDAMGRLQEVDGEGVIGQTPTLGPGERFSYTSGAPLSAPSGMMRGTYDLVDDEGGELVALIPAFSLDSPYDTSRPI